The Pantoea vagans genome includes a window with the following:
- the pyrI gene encoding aspartate carbamoyltransferase regulatory subunit has protein sequence MTHDNKLQVEAIKRGTVIDHIPAQVGFKLLSLFRLTETDQRITIGLNLPSGEMGRKDLIKIENTFLTDDQINQLAVYAPLATVNRIDDYEVVAKIAPTLPDRIERVLTCPNSNCISRSEPVFSSFAVKQRDDDVHLKCKYCEKEFARHVVLGHW, from the coding sequence ATGACTCACGATAATAAATTGCAGGTTGAAGCCATCAAACGCGGCACGGTGATTGACCATATTCCCGCGCAGGTCGGTTTTAAATTACTGTCACTGTTCCGTCTGACCGAAACCGATCAACGCATCACCATTGGCCTGAATCTCCCTTCTGGCGAAATGGGCCGCAAGGATCTGATTAAGATCGAGAACACCTTCCTGACCGACGATCAGATCAACCAGCTGGCAGTATACGCACCACTCGCCACGGTGAATCGCATCGACGATTACGAAGTGGTGGCCAAGATCGCCCCTACGCTGCCGGATCGCATTGAGCGCGTGCTCACCTGTCCGAACAGCAACTGCATCAGCCGCAGTGAACCGGTATTCAGCAGTTTTGCGGTGAAGCAGCGTGATGATGATGTGCACCTGAAGTGCAAATACTGCGAGAAAGAGTTCGCGCGCCACGTGGTTCTCGGCCACTGGTAA
- the ridA gene encoding 2-iminobutanoate/2-iminopropanoate deaminase, translating into MSREISTEKAPAAIGPYVQGVDLGSMIITSGQIPVDPATGAVADDVSAQARQSLENVKAIVEAAGLKVGDIVKTTVFVKDLNDFATVNATYEAFFTEHNASFPARSCVEVARLPKDVKIEIEAIAVRR; encoded by the coding sequence ATGTCTCGCGAAATCAGCACTGAAAAAGCACCCGCAGCAATTGGCCCTTATGTGCAGGGCGTGGATCTTGGCAGCATGATCATCACTTCAGGCCAAATTCCAGTGGATCCGGCGACCGGGGCCGTGGCGGATGATGTCTCTGCGCAGGCGCGTCAGTCGCTGGAGAATGTGAAGGCGATTGTTGAAGCCGCTGGCCTGAAAGTGGGCGACATTGTCAAAACCACCGTGTTCGTGAAAGACCTGAATGACTTCGCCACCGTAAATGCCACTTATGAAGCCTTTTTCACTGAGCACAACGCCAGCTTCCCAGCGCGTTCATGCGTAGAAGTGGCGCGTCTGCCAAAAGATGTGAAGATTGAAATCGAGGCGATTGCGGTTCGCCGTTGA
- a CDS encoding beta-N-acetylhexosaminidase produces MPLQRTLLACCLSLSFSAFAAPASDLPLMPWPQKVVQPAGGGALTLTPQFTLHISGDHLEGAEARWRARISRQTGWPLLPASAPSNPATIQVQIAQAIDPLPQPDSDESYHLEVNSSGVLLKANTRFGAMRGMETLLQLIENNETGTQIPYVTIDDKPRFPWRGVLIDSARHFLPIETVKRQIDGIAAARMNVFHWHLTDDQGWRFASSHYPQLQEKASDGLFYIQQQMRDVVRYATQRGVRVVPEIDLPGHASAIAVAMPELLSAPGPYQMERGWGVFKPLLDPSNEAVFTFIDTLMGEVTAIFPDPYVHIGGDEVDPTQWNDSPKIQQFMRDHGLKDTHALQAWFNQRVEKILEAHQRRMIGWDEVYHPDLPKSILIQSWQGQDALGEAAKHDFRGILSTGFYLDQPQTAAYHYRNEPWPQGLNGQDQIQADEQAQSWQFTMPRLKGSPVKGSFTLVEGKSGWRGFIDFSGKARRMVSDIRWLSPTQLTFSVDTWMGPFQPMVTLTQDKLTGYMLVGNVRYPAEGSKLAQVPAGIQPSVPSPEQMQNNLMGGEAALWAENVNSRVIDTRLWPRAFVVAERLWSAKDVTDSDNMYQRLSAVDRWGTVSVGLQQHQQAEVQMMRLANTSDITPLRVLAEVLEPAQYYTRQHLKFQAGHYDYFEPLNRLADVLPAESEPVRLLDKQVDALIANREDHAAANAIRQQLQRWQNNSDAVMPLILANYQLKPLQQQAQQVAQLSRMGLDLVNAMQRNQAYGASEVADMHTKLDAAAQVQDETVLALVRPLEKLLRASK; encoded by the coding sequence ATGCCTTTGCAACGAACGCTGCTTGCCTGTTGTCTCTCCCTCTCTTTTTCTGCTTTTGCCGCTCCCGCAAGCGATTTGCCATTAATGCCCTGGCCACAAAAAGTGGTCCAGCCCGCGGGTGGCGGCGCACTGACGCTGACGCCGCAGTTCACGCTGCATATCTCGGGCGATCATCTGGAGGGCGCGGAAGCCCGCTGGCGCGCGCGAATTTCGCGCCAGACTGGCTGGCCACTGCTGCCCGCCAGTGCACCGAGCAACCCGGCCACTATTCAGGTACAAATCGCCCAAGCGATTGACCCGCTGCCGCAGCCTGACAGCGATGAGAGCTATCATCTGGAGGTCAACAGCAGCGGTGTACTGCTGAAAGCCAACACGCGCTTTGGTGCGATGCGCGGCATGGAAACGCTGCTGCAGTTGATTGAGAATAATGAGACGGGAACGCAGATCCCTTACGTCACCATAGACGATAAACCGCGATTCCCGTGGCGCGGGGTGCTGATCGATTCGGCGCGCCACTTCCTGCCAATCGAAACCGTCAAGCGACAGATTGATGGTATCGCCGCTGCGCGCATGAACGTATTCCACTGGCATTTGACGGATGACCAAGGCTGGCGTTTTGCTTCCAGCCACTATCCGCAGCTACAGGAGAAGGCCAGCGATGGTCTCTTCTACATTCAGCAGCAGATGCGCGATGTGGTGCGTTACGCCACCCAGCGGGGCGTGCGTGTGGTGCCAGAAATTGACCTGCCAGGACATGCTTCCGCGATCGCCGTGGCGATGCCTGAATTGCTGAGTGCGCCGGGTCCTTATCAGATGGAGCGCGGTTGGGGGGTGTTTAAACCGTTACTCGATCCCAGCAACGAAGCGGTGTTTACCTTTATCGATACGCTGATGGGGGAGGTGACGGCCATCTTCCCCGATCCTTATGTTCACATCGGTGGTGATGAAGTCGATCCAACACAATGGAACGACTCACCGAAGATTCAGCAGTTTATGCGCGACCACGGCCTGAAAGACACGCACGCCTTGCAGGCATGGTTCAATCAGCGTGTTGAGAAGATCCTCGAAGCCCACCAACGCCGGATGATTGGTTGGGATGAGGTCTATCATCCCGATCTGCCGAAAAGTATTTTGATCCAATCCTGGCAGGGGCAAGATGCGTTGGGAGAGGCGGCAAAACACGATTTCCGCGGCATTCTCTCAACCGGTTTCTATCTTGATCAGCCCCAAACTGCGGCCTATCACTATCGCAACGAACCCTGGCCGCAGGGCCTCAATGGCCAGGACCAGATTCAAGCCGATGAGCAGGCGCAGAGCTGGCAGTTCACCATGCCGCGCCTGAAAGGCAGCCCGGTAAAAGGCAGCTTCACCCTGGTGGAAGGCAAAAGCGGCTGGCGTGGATTTATTGACTTTAGTGGCAAAGCGCGGCGGATGGTCAGCGACATTCGCTGGCTGTCCCCCACTCAGCTAACGTTTAGCGTTGATACCTGGATGGGGCCTTTCCAGCCGATGGTCACGCTGACACAGGACAAACTAACTGGCTATATGCTGGTGGGCAATGTGCGTTATCCGGCTGAAGGCAGCAAGCTGGCTCAGGTGCCCGCTGGGATTCAACCTTCCGTGCCTTCGCCGGAACAGATGCAAAATAACCTGATGGGCGGTGAAGCGGCACTGTGGGCGGAAAACGTCAATAGCCGGGTGATTGATACCCGCCTGTGGCCGCGCGCCTTTGTGGTGGCAGAACGCCTGTGGTCTGCGAAGGATGTCACGGACAGCGACAATATGTATCAGCGCCTGAGCGCGGTGGATCGTTGGGGCACGGTGTCGGTGGGGCTTCAGCAGCATCAGCAGGCGGAAGTGCAGATGATGCGTCTGGCGAATACCAGCGACATTACACCGCTGCGCGTGCTGGCGGAAGTGCTGGAACCGGCACAGTACTACACGCGCCAGCATCTGAAGTTCCAGGCAGGGCATTATGATTACTTTGAGCCGCTCAATCGCCTGGCGGATGTGCTGCCAGCCGAAAGCGAGCCGGTGCGCTTGCTGGATAAACAGGTGGATGCGCTGATTGCCAACCGAGAGGATCACGCCGCTGCTAACGCCATTCGCCAGCAGCTACAGCGTTGGCAAAACAACAGCGATGCGGTGATGCCGCTGATTTTAGCGAATTACCAGCTTAAGCCGTTGCAGCAGCAGGCACAGCAAGTGGCGCAACTGAGCCGGATGGGGCTGGATTTGGTCAATGCGATGCAGCGCAATCAGGCGTACGGCGCCAGTGAAGTGGCCGACATGCATACCAAACTGGATGCCGCTGCACAGGTGCAGGATGAGACGGTGTTGGCGCTGGTTCGTCCGCTGGAGAAGTTGTTGCGAGCGTCTAAATAA
- the nrdD gene encoding anaerobic ribonucleoside-triphosphate reductase — protein MATVVIKRDGCRVPFEAQRIELAVQAAAQAAQIDDAAWCSQVAMQVSQQLADRAEVDIRDIQCAVEETLMAGRWPQLARAYIEYRHDRDLAREQRGKLHHAIRGLVEQTNAALLNENANKDSKVIPTQRDLLAGIVAKHYAQQQLLPRDVVLAHERGEIHYHDLDYSPFFPMFNCMLIDLQGMLNNGFKMGNAEIEPPKSIATATAVTAQIIAQVASHIYGGTTINRIDEVLAPFVNLSLEKHRAVAHAWQIPDAEAYARVRTEKECYDAFQSLEYEVNTLHTANGQTPFVTFGFGLGTDWAARLIQQSILRNRIAGLGKNHKTAVFPKLVFAIREGVNRRPGDFNYDIKQLALECASKRMYPDILNYDKVVEITGSFKTPMGCRSFLGVYEENGEQIHEGRNNIGVISLNLPRIALEAKGNEAHFWLLLDERLALAKRALMTRIARLEKTKARVAPILYMEGACGVRLNADDEVGEIFRHGRASISLGYIGLHETLNALSGNEVHPYDAPHLREKGIAIVQHLRDAVDAWKTETGYGFSLYSTPSENLCDRFCRLDAAEFGVVPGVTDKGYYTNSFHLDVEKKVNPYDKIDFEAPYPALANGGFICYGEYPNIQHNLKALEDVWDYSYHRVPYYGTNTPIDECYECGFSGEFSCTSKGFTCPCCGNHDPARVSVTRRVCGYLGSPDARPFNAGKQEEVQRRVKHLESGQLG, from the coding sequence ATGGCGACGGTGGTGATTAAGCGTGACGGCTGCAGGGTGCCCTTTGAGGCACAGCGGATTGAGCTGGCCGTGCAGGCCGCAGCCCAGGCAGCGCAAATTGATGATGCGGCCTGGTGCAGTCAGGTGGCGATGCAGGTCAGTCAGCAACTGGCCGATCGCGCGGAGGTGGATATCCGCGATATTCAATGCGCGGTCGAAGAGACGCTGATGGCGGGACGCTGGCCGCAACTGGCGCGTGCCTATATCGAATACCGTCATGACCGCGATCTCGCCCGTGAACAGCGTGGCAAACTCCATCACGCTATTCGTGGTCTGGTGGAGCAGACCAATGCCGCACTGCTGAATGAAAACGCCAACAAAGACAGCAAGGTGATCCCGACTCAACGCGATCTGCTGGCAGGCATCGTCGCCAAACATTATGCCCAACAGCAACTGCTACCGCGTGACGTGGTGCTGGCGCACGAGCGCGGCGAGATCCACTATCACGATCTCGACTACTCGCCGTTTTTCCCGATGTTTAACTGCATGTTGATCGATCTTCAGGGCATGCTGAACAACGGCTTTAAAATGGGCAATGCCGAGATTGAGCCACCAAAATCAATCGCCACCGCCACCGCCGTCACGGCGCAGATCATCGCCCAGGTCGCCAGCCACATCTACGGCGGCACCACCATTAATCGCATCGATGAAGTGTTAGCGCCCTTTGTGAACCTCAGCCTGGAGAAGCACCGCGCCGTGGCACACGCGTGGCAGATCCCCGATGCCGAAGCCTACGCACGGGTGCGCACCGAGAAAGAGTGCTACGACGCCTTCCAGTCGCTGGAGTATGAAGTCAACACGCTGCACACCGCCAACGGACAGACGCCCTTTGTGACCTTCGGATTTGGTCTGGGTACTGACTGGGCCGCTCGGCTGATACAGCAATCGATTCTGCGCAATCGCATTGCCGGCCTCGGCAAAAATCACAAAACGGCAGTGTTCCCCAAACTGGTGTTCGCTATCCGCGAAGGCGTGAATCGCCGCCCTGGTGATTTCAATTACGATATCAAGCAATTAGCGCTGGAATGCGCCAGTAAGCGCATGTATCCCGACATCCTGAACTACGACAAAGTGGTCGAGATTACCGGCTCATTTAAAACACCGATGGGCTGTCGCAGTTTCCTCGGCGTGTATGAAGAGAACGGCGAGCAGATCCATGAAGGCCGCAACAACATTGGCGTGATCAGCCTCAACCTGCCGCGCATCGCGTTAGAAGCCAAAGGTAACGAGGCCCATTTCTGGTTGCTGCTCGACGAGCGGCTGGCGCTGGCCAAGCGCGCATTGATGACGCGCATCGCGCGGCTGGAGAAAACCAAAGCCCGTGTCGCCCCCATTCTCTATATGGAAGGTGCCTGCGGTGTGCGGCTCAATGCCGATGACGAAGTCGGTGAGATTTTCCGTCACGGCCGCGCTTCCATCTCCCTGGGTTATATTGGTCTGCATGAAACGCTCAACGCGTTGAGCGGCAACGAAGTGCATCCCTATGACGCGCCGCATTTGCGTGAAAAGGGCATCGCCATTGTCCAGCACCTGCGCGATGCGGTTGATGCGTGGAAAACCGAGACCGGCTACGGTTTCAGTTTGTACAGCACGCCGAGCGAGAACCTGTGCGATCGTTTCTGTCGTCTTGATGCGGCGGAATTCGGCGTAGTGCCGGGTGTCACCGATAAAGGGTATTACACCAACAGCTTCCATCTCGACGTCGAGAAGAAAGTGAACCCCTACGACAAGATCGACTTTGAGGCGCCCTATCCCGCTCTCGCCAATGGCGGCTTCATCTGCTACGGCGAATACCCCAATATTCAGCACAACCTCAAGGCGCTGGAGGACGTGTGGGATTACAGCTATCACCGCGTGCCCTATTACGGCACTAACACGCCGATTGATGAGTGTTACGAATGCGGTTTCAGCGGCGAGTTCAGCTGCACCAGCAAAGGCTTTACCTGTCCGTGTTGTGGCAACCACGATCCGGCACGCGTCTCCGTTACGCGCCGCGTCTGCGGCTATCTTGGCAGCCCGGATGCGCGCCCCTTCAACGCCGGTAAACAGGAAGAGGTGCAGCGCCGCGTTAAACATCTGGAAAGCGGACAATTAGGATGA
- a CDS encoding permease, producing the protein MTQLAPSAPAIRFAWWKPLLFLAVVVIGLWYVKWQPYYGKAFTAAETHSIGKSILANAADSPWRAALDYAMVYFLAVWKAAVLGVILGSLVQVLIPRHWLLRLMGQSRFGSTLIGTGFGLPGMMCTCCAAPVAAGLRQSQVSSGAAMAFWLANPLLNPATLIFMGFVLGWHFAAIRLVAGLAMVLGIASLVQRSVPEQMIAAPKVLVTRDESPFISRWLGVMWRLFWNTIPLYIIAVLLLGAARVWLFPHADGAVGNTLFWVMLMAIAGCLFVIPTAAEIPIVQTMMLAGMGIAPALTLLMTLPAVSVPSLLMLHRAFPARALWIALLGVAFSGFIVGLLALWLA; encoded by the coding sequence ATGACCCAACTTGCACCCTCAGCGCCAGCGATACGTTTCGCATGGTGGAAACCACTGCTGTTTCTCGCGGTGGTGGTGATTGGCCTGTGGTATGTCAAATGGCAGCCCTATTACGGCAAAGCCTTCACCGCCGCCGAAACCCATTCAATCGGAAAATCTATTCTGGCCAATGCAGCCGATTCGCCGTGGCGTGCGGCGCTGGATTACGCCATGGTCTATTTTCTCGCAGTATGGAAAGCGGCGGTGCTCGGCGTGATCCTCGGTTCGCTGGTGCAGGTGCTCATTCCGCGCCATTGGCTGTTGCGCCTGATGGGCCAGTCACGTTTTGGTTCGACGTTGATTGGCACGGGTTTCGGTTTACCGGGGATGATGTGTACCTGCTGTGCGGCACCGGTCGCGGCAGGGTTGCGTCAGTCTCAGGTGTCAAGCGGGGCGGCGATGGCGTTCTGGCTTGCCAATCCGCTGCTTAATCCTGCCACGCTGATTTTTATGGGATTTGTGCTGGGCTGGCACTTTGCCGCGATTCGGCTGGTGGCGGGGTTGGCAATGGTGCTGGGCATTGCGTCACTGGTGCAGCGTAGCGTTCCAGAACAGATGATCGCTGCGCCAAAGGTGTTGGTGACCCGTGATGAATCACCGTTTATCTCGCGCTGGCTGGGGGTGATGTGGCGATTGTTCTGGAACACCATCCCGCTGTATATCATCGCCGTGCTGCTGCTGGGCGCGGCGCGCGTCTGGCTGTTCCCACATGCGGATGGCGCGGTGGGAAATACGCTGTTTTGGGTGATGTTGATGGCGATAGCGGGCTGTTTATTTGTCATCCCCACGGCGGCAGAGATCCCGATTGTGCAAACCATGATGCTGGCGGGTATGGGTATCGCACCGGCTCTGACGCTGTTAATGACCTTGCCCGCCGTGAGTGTGCCGTCGCTACTGATGCTGCATCGTGCCTTCCCGGCGCGCGCCTTGTGGATCGCGCTGCTGGGCGTGGCGTTCAGCGGGTTTATCGTCGGTCTGCTCGCCTTGTGGCTGGCGTAG
- a CDS encoding YhbP family protein: MSDHSHLIRYLKKQHALSLCATSGDDLWCANCFYVFDATRMAFWLMTEPDTRHGALMLANPQVAGTVNGQPKTVLLIKGVQYRGRIQPLSEENEAQARHAYQKRFPIARKVTAPLWEIMLDEVKMTDNALGFGKKIVWQRSEANPR; this comes from the coding sequence TTGTCTGACCATTCCCACCTGATTCGTTATTTAAAAAAACAGCATGCCCTGTCGTTGTGCGCCACTAGCGGGGACGATTTGTGGTGCGCCAACTGCTTTTACGTATTCGACGCAACGCGCATGGCCTTCTGGTTGATGACCGAACCGGACACGCGGCATGGCGCGCTGATGCTGGCCAATCCCCAGGTCGCGGGCACGGTTAACGGTCAGCCGAAAACCGTCTTGTTGATCAAAGGCGTGCAGTATCGTGGTCGCATTCAGCCGTTGAGTGAGGAAAACGAAGCGCAGGCGCGCCATGCTTACCAGAAGCGTTTTCCCATCGCGCGCAAAGTCACAGCACCGTTGTGGGAAATCATGCTGGATGAAGTCAAGATGACCGACAACGCGCTGGGCTTTGGCAAAAAGATTGTCTGGCAGCGCAGCGAGGCAAACCCGCGCTAA
- a CDS encoding GIY-YIG nuclease family protein has protein sequence MQQSWQLYMLQTAAGMLYTGITTDVDRRLLQHQSGRGARSLRGKGPLTLVFHCAAGDRSAASRLEYQVKQLSRTQKLLLVAQQPACLNAWFNRTD, from the coding sequence ATGCAACAGAGCTGGCAGCTCTATATGCTGCAAACCGCCGCCGGGATGCTTTATACCGGCATCACAACCGATGTTGATCGCCGTCTGCTACAGCACCAGTCAGGACGCGGTGCGCGCTCACTGCGCGGTAAGGGGCCGCTGACTCTGGTGTTTCACTGTGCCGCCGGGGATCGCTCCGCCGCCTCCCGCCTGGAATATCAGGTGAAGCAGTTGAGCCGCACGCAAAAGCTGCTGCTGGTGGCGCAGCAGCCTGCCTGCCTGAACGCGTGGTTCAATCGAACCGATTAA
- a CDS encoding GNAT family N-acetyltransferase codes for MLIRTEIGVDAAGIDNLLKRSFATAAEAELVQQLREDGLLTLGVVATDDEGQVLGYAAFSPVTLQGEDRNWVALAPLAVDESVRKQGIAKKLVYEGLDSLNEFSYSAVVVLGDPEFYNPLGFEPAARHGLHCRWLGSEAAFQVYKLADDAFVGAEGLIAFSEPFNRFD; via the coding sequence ATGTTGATTCGTACTGAAATTGGTGTGGATGCGGCGGGCATCGACAATCTGTTAAAGCGCAGTTTTGCTACCGCAGCCGAAGCGGAACTGGTGCAACAGTTACGTGAAGACGGTTTACTCACGCTCGGTGTGGTGGCCACGGATGATGAGGGGCAGGTGCTGGGCTACGCGGCCTTCAGCCCGGTCACGCTTCAGGGTGAAGATCGCAACTGGGTGGCATTAGCACCGCTCGCGGTGGATGAATCGGTGCGTAAACAGGGCATTGCCAAAAAGTTGGTATATGAAGGATTGGATTCGCTTAATGAATTCAGCTACAGCGCGGTGGTGGTTCTGGGCGATCCAGAATTTTACAACCCGCTGGGCTTCGAACCGGCAGCGAGACACGGTTTGCATTGTCGTTGGTTAGGCAGCGAAGCAGCGTTTCAGGTGTATAAACTCGCGGATGACGCATTCGTGGGCGCTGAAGGGCTGATCGCATTCTCCGAGCCTTTTAATCGGTTCGATTGA
- the ubiT gene encoding ubiquinone anaerobic biosynthesis accessory factor UbiT, protein MLTRLRGLIVEKGPEFLALPVSFTPFPVKKVVLQQLLNWQFRHALSEGELDFLEGRFLGIEIADVNLRWITTLQEGRLTVSRDAEADVWFRGEANDLLLVAARKADPDMLFFQRRLVIEGDTELGLEVKNLMDAIELDAMPTPLRTGLQQLAAFVEAGMKQDAKAAEARAGISC, encoded by the coding sequence ATGCTCACGCGCTTACGCGGCCTGATTGTCGAAAAAGGCCCAGAATTCCTTGCCTTACCTGTTTCATTTACCCCATTCCCTGTAAAAAAAGTGGTTTTGCAACAACTCTTAAACTGGCAATTTCGTCATGCTTTGTCTGAAGGTGAGTTAGACTTTCTGGAAGGGCGCTTTCTGGGGATCGAGATTGCGGATGTCAATCTGCGCTGGATCACCACCTTGCAAGAAGGCCGCCTGACCGTTTCGCGCGACGCCGAGGCAGATGTCTGGTTTCGTGGCGAAGCCAACGATCTGTTGCTGGTAGCAGCACGCAAAGCAGACCCTGATATGTTGTTTTTTCAACGCCGTTTGGTGATTGAAGGTGACACGGAGCTGGGGCTGGAGGTGAAGAATCTAATGGATGCTATTGAACTGGATGCCATGCCCACGCCTTTGCGCACCGGGTTACAGCAGCTGGCTGCCTTCGTTGAGGCAGGAATGAAACAGGACGCGAAGGCCGCTGAGGCGCGCGCGGGGATCTCATGTTGA
- the ubiU gene encoding ubiquinone anaerobic biosynthesis protein UbiU — translation MELLCPAGNLPALKSAVEHGADAVYVGLKDDTNARHFAGLNFTDKKLAEAARFLHQNRRKLHVAINTFAHPDGINRWQTAIDVAAQNGADALILADIATLEYAAQRYPQVERHLSVQASATNLQAIHFYHRHFDLSRVVLPRVLSMHQVRQLARETPVPLEVFAFGSLCIMAEGRCYLSSWLTGESPNSAGACSPAKFVRWQQTPQGMESRLNEVLIDRYGTDESAGYPTLCKGRYEVDNQRYHVLEEPTSLNTLSLLPELLRANIASVKIEGRQRSPAYVAQVAKVWRQAIDRCMASPEQFAVQEPWMRALGELSEGSQTTLGAYHRDWQ, via the coding sequence ATGGAACTGCTGTGTCCAGCGGGGAATTTGCCTGCGCTGAAATCGGCGGTGGAGCATGGTGCCGATGCGGTGTATGTCGGCCTCAAAGATGATACCAATGCCCGCCACTTTGCTGGCCTCAATTTTACCGACAAGAAACTGGCCGAAGCCGCGCGCTTTCTGCATCAGAATCGCCGCAAACTGCATGTGGCCATCAACACTTTTGCGCATCCAGACGGCATCAATCGTTGGCAGACCGCCATTGATGTCGCGGCGCAAAACGGTGCCGATGCCTTGATCCTCGCCGATATCGCCACGCTGGAATATGCCGCGCAGCGTTATCCGCAGGTTGAGCGCCATCTCTCTGTACAAGCCTCAGCGACAAATTTGCAGGCCATCCACTTTTATCATCGCCACTTCGATCTGAGCCGTGTGGTGCTACCGCGCGTACTGTCGATGCATCAGGTGAGACAGCTGGCGCGCGAGACGCCGGTGCCGCTGGAGGTCTTTGCCTTCGGCAGCCTGTGCATCATGGCTGAAGGCCGCTGCTATCTCTCTTCGTGGCTGACGGGTGAGTCACCCAACAGTGCGGGGGCTTGCTCGCCCGCCAAATTTGTACGCTGGCAGCAAACGCCGCAGGGGATGGAATCTCGTCTCAATGAGGTACTGATCGACCGTTACGGCACCGATGAGAGCGCCGGTTATCCCACGCTGTGCAAAGGCCGTTATGAAGTGGATAACCAGCGCTACCACGTGCTGGAAGAGCCCACCAGCCTGAATACGCTGTCGCTGCTGCCTGAACTGCTGCGCGCCAATATCGCCTCGGTGAAAATTGAGGGGCGCCAACGTAGCCCCGCCTATGTGGCGCAGGTCGCCAAAGTGTGGCGCCAGGCGATTGATCGCTGCATGGCCTCGCCCGAGCAGTTTGCTGTGCAAGAGCCGTGGATGCGCGCACTGGGTGAGCTTTCTGAGGGTAGCCAGACCACGCTGGGTGCTTATCACCGCGACTGGCAGTAA
- a CDS encoding U32 family peptidase has translation MKYALGPVLWYWPTESLDAFYQKAAESSAEIIYLGEAVCSKRRATSFNQWMEMGRTLAQHGKQVVLSTLALLQSPSEVKELRRYVENGEFLLEANDIGTVNMAAERQLPFVAGPTLNVYNAQTLQLLLKEGMTRWCMPVEMSRDWLIQLLQQCDAAGVRDKFEVEVLGYGHLPLALSARCFTARSENRSKDDCQTCCINYPTGRRVLSQEGQQVFVLNGIQTMSGYCYNLGNDLAGMHNWIDIVRLSPQDETTLAEIDRFRANEAGEAPLMMARGSDSNGYWRRLAGMALEGGR, from the coding sequence ATGAAATACGCACTCGGGCCGGTGCTGTGGTACTGGCCAACCGAATCACTGGACGCTTTTTATCAGAAAGCCGCAGAGAGCAGCGCCGAGATTATCTATCTCGGTGAAGCGGTATGCAGCAAACGCCGCGCCACCTCGTTTAATCAGTGGATGGAGATGGGCCGCACGCTGGCTCAGCATGGCAAACAAGTGGTGCTTAGCACGCTGGCGCTGCTGCAGTCGCCCTCTGAAGTGAAAGAGCTAAGACGCTATGTCGAAAATGGCGAGTTTTTGCTGGAGGCGAACGACATCGGCACGGTGAACATGGCGGCGGAACGTCAGCTGCCGTTTGTTGCCGGGCCCACACTTAACGTCTACAACGCACAAACGCTGCAGCTGTTACTCAAAGAGGGAATGACGCGTTGGTGTATGCCGGTAGAGATGTCACGCGACTGGCTGATTCAGCTGCTACAGCAGTGTGACGCCGCCGGCGTGCGCGATAAATTCGAAGTAGAAGTACTCGGCTACGGTCATCTGCCTTTGGCACTCTCGGCTCGCTGCTTCACTGCGCGTTCGGAAAACCGATCCAAAGATGATTGCCAGACGTGCTGCATCAACTATCCCACCGGACGTCGCGTGCTGTCGCAAGAGGGCCAGCAAGTGTTTGTGCTGAATGGGATTCAGACCATGAGCGGCTACTGCTATAACCTGGGTAATGACCTTGCCGGCATGCATAACTGGATCGACATTGTGCGCTTGTCCCCACAGGATGAAACTACGCTGGCTGAGATTGATCGCTTCCGCGCTAACGAAGCGGGAGAAGCGCCGCTGATGATGGCGCGCGGCAGTGACAGCAATGGTTACTGGCGTCGTTTAGCCGGTATGGCGCTGGAGGGTGGCCGATAA